Proteins encoded by one window of Yersinia massiliensis:
- a CDS encoding helix-turn-helix transcriptional regulator yields the protein MEEKQVIIQHACQFTLASVKDILNDILNTEPINIVAQVKSLEDVYDNLMRFPSTHMVILSLCCDDYRHNHTFHLIVNWLQANRATCRVVIIADIPYIRLLEHYFYDIDLIYAMIAKTAPVSHVVEWLRQVFYQVTPTKRFFYRKRHLSLSKREQLVMELLLQGNSNNHIASALQLSNKTVSYYKRNAMNKLGIPSLQPMLILPTSRMDH from the coding sequence ATGGAAGAGAAACAAGTTATCATTCAACATGCCTGTCAATTTACACTCGCCAGTGTGAAAGATATTTTAAATGATATATTGAATACGGAACCCATTAATATTGTTGCTCAAGTCAAATCACTAGAAGATGTATACGATAATTTGATGCGCTTTCCTTCTACTCATATGGTTATTTTGAGTTTGTGCTGCGACGACTATCGTCATAACCATACCTTTCATTTGATCGTAAATTGGTTACAGGCGAATAGAGCCACTTGTCGTGTGGTTATTATCGCCGATATACCCTATATCCGACTGTTAGAGCATTATTTCTACGACATTGATCTCATCTACGCAATGATTGCGAAAACAGCCCCCGTTAGTCATGTTGTCGAATGGTTGAGGCAGGTTTTTTATCAGGTCACACCGACCAAACGTTTTTTTTATCGAAAGAGACATTTATCACTATCAAAACGGGAGCAACTAGTTATGGAATTATTGCTACAAGGAAACTCCAATAATCACATTGCTTCTGCTTTGCAATTGAGCAACAAAACAGTGAGTTACTATAAGCGAAATGCTATGAATAAGCTGGGCATACCCTCATTACAACCCATGTTAATTTTACCGACGAGTAGAATGGATCATTAA
- a CDS encoding Ig-like domain-containing protein — MNGFYSYKSFMRVVAFNTLLVQLMLPIVIAFSPLISSSVRANELDEQMAKMRSLDILTIPDNTEPKSGEPSHNPLSNNPFYAPSLPSTAPLSTPSSPLTAPDATAEDIKQLPDLGSLQTDINAQSHLPAVNEENVASAATQLWGIMGNENSSRAAESAVSGVASGLASQAAADWLGQYGNARVQINSNGIGNADVLIPLTETQNNLLFGQLGVRYNGERTTNNIGLGARTFTDNWMFGVNTFYDYDLTGKNSRLGVGGEAWTDNLKFSANGYFRLTDWHQSVLADMEDYDERPANGFDVRAEAYLPSHPQLGGRLMYEKYFGKGVALNSGSTSPSDLGDSPSAFTVGVNYTPIPLFTIDMAHKKGQNTNNELQLGLNFNYRFGVPWVDQINRNAVGLMRSLMGSRYDIVDRNYNIVMQYQKQDLIRLTLPETLSAYAISNLQLTGNINSKYGAERVEWSAPALIAAGGALVPLTLESASVTFPPYQQVATANSYQVSAVAYDVRGNRSNTATTTLVVQESPQQISLALNGGSHIAIADGTTLVSYIATVVDTSGPVASPLAGMNIAFNSTVGDVTIPNAVTDNQGKANIAIKSSLAGSGHIRGVLDNGNRAQSPLTFIADSGTAEIANGNLTVTVNNAIANGLDRNAVQVLVTDANGNPVPDEIVNFSVDSGSLANASASTAVDGIARMELTNLVAGTSVVTATVNGSSASENTTFRPDLTTAEIADADFTVGSGAVANNIATNAVSATVKDAGGNVVPNADVTFTVTGGATFVGTTQNTKVASTDNSGVATAALISRVTGDHAVTATVGTNTTTAKNSNFVADETTAIIAGADFTVDSGAVANNIATNAISATVKDGNGNLVPNVSVTFEVTGGATFVGTTQTTNSVMTDGSGVATAALISQVAGDHAVTATVGTNTTAAKNTTFVADETTAEIGSTDFTVASGAVANNTDTNAVSATVKDGNGNLVPNVSVTFEVTGGATFDGGTGVSKSAITNSSGVAIAQLFSRVAGDHGVTATVGSNTTATKTSTFTPDEASAIIASADFTVASGAIANNIATNAVSATVKDSNGNIVPNVSVTFAVSGGATFEGGTELSKEVITNNLGVATAALISRVAGDHGVTVTVGTNTTAAKTSTFIADETTAEVGSTDFAVASGAIANNAATNAVSATVKDAEGNLVPNVNVTFAVSGGATFDGVTEISKSATTNNAGVATATLVSLVAGDHGVTATVGTNTTAAKTSTFIADETTAEISSADFTVASGAVANNTETNAVSATVKDSNGNTVPNAVVTFAVTGGATFNGGTEVSEEAITNGAGVATAALISRVAGDHAVTATVGTSTTTAKTSTFIADETTAEIGSTDFTVASGAVANNTETNAVSATVKDGNGNIVPNVSVTFVVSGGATFEGGTELTKEVNTNSAGVATALLISRVAGDHAVTATVGTHTTAAKTSTFVADETTAIIASTDFTVASGAVANNMASNAVSAIVKDADGNLVPNVTVTFAVTGGATFDGAAEVNKSVMTNNSGVATAALVSLMAGDHAVTATVGTNTTAAKTSTFIADETSAIIASADFTVASGAVANNIATNEVSATVKDGNGNTVPNVSVTFTVSGGATFEGGADLSKEVITNNLGVATALLISRVAGDHDVTATVGTNTITAKTSTFIADETTAIIGSTDFTVASGAVANNTETNAVSATVKDGNGNLVPNVNVTFVVSGGATFDGATEVSKSATTNNAGVATATLVSLVAGDHGVTATVGTNTTAAKTSNFIADETTAVIGSTDFTVANGAVANNTATNAISATVKDGNGNTVPNVVVTFAVTGGATFNGGIEVTKEAITNNDGVATAALISLVAGDHAVTATVGTNTTAAKTSNFIADETTAEIGSTDFTVASGAAANNTATNAVSATVKDGNGNLVPNVSVTFVVSGGATFEGGADLSKEVITNNLGVATALLISRVAGDHDVTATVGTNTTTAKTSTFIADETTAIIGSTDFTVASGAVANNIATNAVSATVKDADGNLVPNVTVTFAVTGGATFDGATEISKSAITNNAGVATATLVSLVAGDHGVTATVGTNTTTAKNSTFIADETTAIIGSTDFTVASGAVANNIATNTVSATVKDGNGNLVPNVSVTFVVSGGATFEGGTELTKEVNTNSAGVATALLISRVAGGHDVTATVGTNTTAAKTSTFIADETTAIIGSTDFTVASGAVANNTATNAVSATVKDGNGNLVPNVGVTFVVSGGATFANTAQQTTLIVNTNNDGVATAALVSLIAGDHGVTAKVGTNTTAAKTSNFIAGDISGAKSTFAIDKNIISANGSASLSMTFTARDEHNNLVRGADVKFKVEGISSGITLGPISESQGVYTATLTSTQKGLGNIATYIDDTVLEDMATLSFGVYRSSLEIKVN, encoded by the coding sequence ATGAACGGTTTCTATTCATATAAATCATTTATGCGGGTAGTTGCATTTAATACTTTGTTAGTGCAATTAATGTTACCTATCGTGATAGCCTTTAGCCCGCTTATCTCTTCATCTGTACGTGCGAATGAATTAGATGAACAGATGGCGAAAATGCGCTCGTTAGACATTCTGACAATCCCAGATAACACAGAGCCTAAGTCGGGAGAGCCATCCCATAACCCCTTATCTAACAACCCATTTTATGCCCCTTCATTACCCTCAACGGCTCCCTTGAGTACCCCATCTTCACCCCTTACTGCACCGGATGCGACAGCTGAAGATATCAAACAGTTACCTGATTTAGGCTCGTTGCAGACAGATATTAATGCGCAAAGCCATCTACCCGCGGTGAATGAGGAAAATGTGGCCAGTGCCGCGACTCAACTTTGGGGCATTATGGGGAATGAAAATAGCAGCCGGGCCGCAGAAAGTGCCGTATCAGGTGTTGCTTCAGGTTTAGCTTCGCAAGCCGCTGCTGACTGGCTTGGTCAGTACGGTAATGCTCGTGTGCAAATCAATTCGAATGGCATCGGTAATGCTGATGTCTTGATCCCGCTGACAGAAACACAGAACAATTTGTTGTTTGGTCAATTAGGGGTGCGTTACAACGGGGAAAGAACCACCAATAACATTGGTCTTGGTGCGCGTACTTTTACCGACAACTGGATGTTCGGTGTTAATACCTTTTATGATTATGACCTGACCGGCAAGAATAGCCGTTTGGGTGTCGGCGGCGAAGCCTGGACTGACAATCTCAAATTCTCGGCTAACGGCTATTTCCGTTTGACTGACTGGCATCAGTCGGTACTTGCCGATATGGAAGATTATGACGAACGCCCAGCCAATGGATTTGATGTGCGTGCAGAAGCCTATCTGCCCAGCCACCCACAGTTGGGTGGACGTTTAATGTATGAGAAATACTTCGGTAAAGGTGTTGCCCTGAATTCCGGCAGCACTAGTCCCAGTGACTTAGGTGATTCACCGTCTGCTTTCACGGTGGGCGTTAATTACACGCCAATTCCATTGTTTACTATCGATATGGCACATAAGAAAGGCCAAAATACTAATAACGAACTACAACTTGGTCTGAACTTTAATTACCGATTCGGTGTGCCTTGGGTCGATCAAATCAACCGAAATGCGGTGGGTTTGATGCGAAGCCTGATGGGCAGCCGCTACGATATTGTTGATCGTAATTACAATATCGTCATGCAATATCAAAAGCAGGATTTAATCAGGCTGACATTGCCAGAAACATTATCCGCCTATGCCATTTCTAATCTTCAGCTCACGGGCAATATCAATTCTAAGTATGGCGCCGAGAGAGTGGAATGGAGTGCGCCAGCGCTAATCGCCGCTGGAGGTGCACTTGTACCGCTGACTTTAGAGTCGGCTTCCGTCACTTTCCCGCCTTATCAACAAGTCGCCACGGCTAACAGCTATCAGGTCAGCGCTGTTGCTTATGATGTGCGCGGTAATCGATCGAATACGGCGACCACCACGCTTGTGGTGCAAGAATCACCGCAACAAATCTCCCTCGCCCTCAACGGAGGTAGTCATATCGCGATTGCCGATGGCACTACCCTAGTGAGTTATATCGCAACCGTTGTCGATACCAGTGGCCCTGTAGCGTCACCATTGGCGGGAATGAATATCGCATTTAACTCGACGGTGGGTGATGTGACCATTCCAAATGCCGTGACTGATAATCAAGGCAAAGCGAATATTGCGATCAAAAGTTCACTCGCTGGGAGTGGGCATATTCGTGGTGTCTTGGATAACGGCAATCGCGCGCAATCGCCTTTAACCTTTATTGCTGATAGTGGCACGGCCGAGATTGCTAATGGCAACCTTACGGTGACCGTCAATAATGCGATTGCGAATGGCCTTGACCGTAATGCCGTTCAGGTTTTAGTGACCGATGCAAATGGTAATCCGGTGCCTGATGAGATAGTCAACTTCAGTGTGGACAGCGGCAGTTTGGCTAATGCTAGTGCCAGTACGGCTGTGGATGGCATTGCTCGGATGGAACTGACCAATCTTGTGGCGGGCACCTCGGTGGTGACTGCGACGGTAAACGGCAGTAGCGCCAGTGAGAACACCACCTTTAGACCCGATTTGACCACCGCCGAGATAGCTGATGCGGACTTTACGGTAGGCAGTGGCGCGGTGGCGAACAATATTGCCACCAATGCCGTGAGCGCTACGGTGAAGGATGCTGGTGGCAATGTGGTGCCGAATGCAGATGTGACATTCACGGTCACAGGGGGCGCAACCTTTGTTGGCACGACTCAGAACACGAAGGTGGCAAGTACCGATAACAGTGGGGTTGCCACAGCCGCGTTGATCAGTCGGGTGACAGGCGATCATGCCGTGACGGCAACGGTCGGCACCAACACCACGACCGCGAAAAACTCCAACTTCGTGGCGGATGAAACCACCGCCATCATTGCGGGCGCAGACTTCACTGTGGACAGCGGGGCCGTCGCCAATAATATCGCGACGAATGCGATAAGCGCGACGGTGAAAGATGGCAATGGCAATTTAGTGCCGAATGTCAGCGTCACGTTTGAAGTGACTGGCGGCGCTACTTTTGTCGGCACCACTCAGACGACTAATTCGGTAATGACCGACGGCAGTGGGGTCGCAACAGCAGCCTTGATCAGTCAGGTCGCGGGTGATCACGCAGTGACGGCAACAGTGGGAACGAACACCACCGCCGCAAAAAACACCACCTTTGTGGCCGATGAAACCACGGCCGAGATTGGCAGTACTGACTTCACCGTGGCCAGCGGGGCGGTGGCGAACAATACCGACACCAATGCCGTGAGTGCGACGGTGAAAGATGGCAATGGCAATTTAGTGCCGAATGTCAGTGTCACGTTTGAAGTGACTGGTGGCGCAACTTTCGACGGGGGAACCGGGGTAAGCAAGTCGGCGATCACTAACAGCAGTGGGGTCGCCATCGCTCAATTATTCAGCCGAGTTGCGGGCGATCATGGGGTGACGGCAACCGTGGGCAGCAACACCACGGCGACGAAAACCTCCACTTTTACGCCAGATGAAGCCAGTGCCATCATTGCAAGCGCCGACTTTACCGTCGCCAGTGGTGCGATAGCCAACAATATTGCCACCAACGCCGTGAGCGCGACGGTGAAAGATAGCAATGGGAATATCGTACCGAACGTGAGCGTGACCTTTGCGGTGAGCGGCGGGGCAACCTTCGAAGGGGGAACCGAGCTTAGTAAGGAGGTCATCACGAATAACCTTGGGGTGGCAACAGCAGCTTTGATCAGTCGGGTGGCGGGTGATCATGGCGTCACGGTCACTGTGGGAACTAACACTACTGCCGCGAAAACCTCTACCTTTATAGCCGATGAAACCACGGCAGAAGTTGGCAGCACCGACTTTGCAGTCGCCAGTGGGGCTATTGCGAATAATGCTGCGACCAATGCGGTGAGCGCCACGGTGAAGGATGCCGAGGGAAATCTGGTGCCCAATGTGAATGTGACATTCGCGGTGAGTGGCGGCGCAACCTTTGACGGGGTAACCGAGATCAGCAAGTCGGCGACCACCAACAACGCCGGGGTCGCCACAGCAACTTTGGTCAGTCTGGTCGCGGGTGATCATGGAGTCACGGCAACGGTGGGCACCAACACCACGGCGGCGAAAACCTCTACCTTTATCGCGGATGAGACGACGGCTGAGATAAGTAGCGCCGACTTTACTGTCGCCAGCGGAGCGGTGGCGAACAATACCGAGACCAATGCGGTCAGTGCGACGGTGAAAGATAGCAATGGTAATACGGTGCCAAATGCTGTCGTGACTTTCGCGGTCACTGGGGGGGCAACCTTCAACGGGGGAACCGAGGTGAGTGAAGAGGCCATCACTAACGGTGCAGGGGTGGCTACCGCTGCGTTGATTAGTCGAGTGGCGGGCGATCATGCGGTGACGGCAACGGTGGGAACCAGCACCACGACCGCGAAAACTTCTACTTTTATTGCTGATGAAACCACGGCCGAGATTGGCAGCACTGACTTTACTGTTGCCAGTGGTGCGGTGGCGAATAATACCGAGACCAATGCGGTAAGTGCGACGGTCAAAGATGGCAATGGGAATATCGTGCCGAATGTGAGCGTGACGTTCGTGGTCAGTGGCGGGGCAACCTTCGAAGGGGGAACCGAACTGACTAAGGAGGTCAACACTAACAGCGCTGGGGTGGCAACAGCATTACTGATCAGCCGAGTGGCGGGTGATCATGCGGTGACGGCAACAGTGGGAACCCATACTACTGCTGCGAAAACCTCCACCTTTGTGGCCGATGAGACGACAGCCATTATTGCGAGTACTGATTTCACTGTCGCCAGTGGTGCGGTGGCGAACAATATGGCGAGCAATGCCGTGAGCGCTATCGTGAAGGATGCTGATGGCAATCTGGTGCCGAATGTCACTGTGACTTTCGCCGTGACGGGGGGAGCGACCTTCGACGGGGCAGCCGAGGTCAACAAATCGGTGATGACCAACAACAGTGGGGTCGCTACAGCTGCATTAGTCAGTCTGATGGCAGGTGATCATGCGGTGACAGCAACAGTGGGCACCAACACCACAGCGGCGAAAACCTCCACTTTTATCGCGGATGAAACCAGTGCCATCATCGCGAGCGCCGACTTTACCGTTGCCAGTGGCGCAGTGGCGAACAATATTGCCACCAACGAAGTCAGCGCGACGGTCAAAGATGGCAATGGGAATACCGTGCCAAATGTGAGCGTGACCTTTACGGTGAGTGGCGGAGCAACCTTTGAAGGGGGAGCTGATCTTAGTAAGGAGGTCATCACTAACAACCTTGGGGTGGCAACAGCATTACTGATCAGTCGGGTCGCGGGCGATCATGACGTCACGGCCACGGTGGGAACTAACACCATCACCGCGAAAACCTCCACCTTCATCGCGGATGAAACTACCGCCATCATTGGTAGCACTGACTTTACTGTCGCCAGTGGGGCAGTGGCAAACAATACCGAGACCAATGCGGTGAGCGCCACGGTGAAGGACGGCAATGGCAATTTAGTGCCGAATGTGAATGTGACATTCGTGGTGAGTGGCGGCGCCACCTTTGACGGGGCCACCGAGGTAAGCAAGTCGGCGACCACCAACAACGCCGGGGTCGCTACAGCAACTTTGGTCAGTCTGGTCGCGGGTGATCATGGGGTCACGGCAACGGTGGGCACCAACACCACGGCGGCGAAAACGTCCAATTTTATCGCCGATGAAACCACCGCAGTCATTGGTAGCACTGATTTTACGGTCGCCAACGGAGCAGTAGCCAACAATACGGCGACCAATGCAATCAGCGCCACGGTGAAAGATGGTAATGGGAATACCGTGCCAAATGTTGTCGTGACTTTCGCGGTCACTGGGGGGGCGACCTTCAACGGGGGAATCGAGGTGACTAAAGAAGCCATCACTAACAATGATGGGGTGGCAACAGCAGCCTTAATCAGTTTGGTCGCAGGTGATCATGCTGTGACGGCAACGGTCGGTACCAACACCACGGCCGCGAAAACGTCCAATTTTATCGCCGATGAAACCACGGCCGAGATTGGCAGCACCGACTTTACTGTCGCCAGTGGCGCGGCCGCTAATAATACGGCGACCAATGCCGTGAGTGCGACGGTGAAAGATGGCAATGGGAATTTAGTGCCGAATGTGAGCGTGACGTTCGTGGTCAGTGGCGGGGCAACCTTCGAAGGGGGAGCTGATCTTAGTAAGGAGGTCATCACTAATAACCTTGGGGTGGCGACAGCATTACTGATCAGTCGGGTAGCGGGTGATCATGACGTCACGGCCACGGTGGGGACCAACACCACCACCGCGAAAACCTCCACCTTCATCGCGGATGAAACTACCGCCATCATTGGTAGCACTGACTTTACTGTCGCCAGTGGGGCAGTGGCGAACAATATTGCCACCAATGCCGTGAGCGCTACCGTGAAGGATGCTGATGGCAATCTGGTACCGAATGTCACTGTGACTTTTGCCGTGACGGGCGGGGCAACCTTTGACGGGGCCACCGAGATCAGCAAGTCGGCAATCACCAACAACGCCGGGGTTGCTACAGCAACTTTGGTCAGTCTGGTCGCGGGTGATCATGGGGTGACGGCAACAGTCGGCACCAACACCACGACCGCGAAAAACTCTACTTTTATCGCGGATGAAACCACCGCCATCATTGGTAGTACTGACTTTACTGTCGCCAGCGGCGCAGTGGCGAACAATATTGCCACCAATACCGTCAGCGCCACAGTGAAGGATGGCAATGGGAATTTAGTGCCGAATGTGAGTGTGACGTTCGTGGTCAGTGGCGGGGCAACCTTCGAAGGGGGAACCGAACTGACTAAGGAGGTCAACACCAACAGCGCAGGGGTGGCAACAGCATTACTGATCAGTCGGGTCGCGGGCGGTCATGATGTCACAGCCACGGTGGGGACCAACACCACCGCCGCGAAAACCTCTACTTTTATCGCGGATGAAACCACCGCCATCATTGGTAGCACTGACTTTACTGTCGCCAGTGGGGCAGTGGCGAACAATACGGCGACCAATGCGGTCAGTGCCACGGTGAAGGACGGTAATGGCAATTTAGTGCCGAATGTGGGCGTGACTTTCGTGGTGAGTGGCGGTGCCACCTTCGCCAACACGGCTCAGCAGACGACTTTAATAGTGAACACCAACAACGACGGGGTGGCCACGGCAGCCTTGGTCAGTCTGATCGCAGGTGATCATGGGGTCACGGCAAAGGTTGGCACCAACACCACAGCGGCGAAAACCTCTAACTTTATTGCTGGAGATATTAGTGGTGCTAAATCCACATTCGCTATCGATAAAAATATTATTTCGGCCAACGGGAGTGCATCGTTATCCATGACATTTACGGCTAGGGATGAGCACAATAATTTGGTTCGCGGTGCCGATGTTAAATTTAAGGTCGAGGGGATCAGCAGTGGTATTACGCTAGGACCAATTAGCGAGTCTCAAGGGGTATATACGGCAACGTTAACCTCTACTCAGAAAGGTCTCGGTAATATCGCAACCTATATTGACGATACCGTACTTGAGGATATGGCGACATTATCGTTTGGCGTCTATCGCAGCTCACTGGAAATTAAGGTCAATTAA
- a CDS encoding LysR family transcriptional regulator gives MHLDLRQLRNFVALIEHSSFIQAAEAVCLSQSAFSRSIQALELSVGHPLVERKGKQPELTLHGQKLLPYARYMQELSVEITTTLQDVDDTETGEVSFGCGPAPSALLIPKAVAEFHRQTPHATVSFRVDNWFALRNALTTNELPFVVADTWHAEIDTQLKVQPLSQQRCFFVCHQHHPLARRETATIQELLSYPLAAPYLPPGIRKVLATLSKRGDYQPAIQCDHIYALLGILKNTDAISFASEDGFQLAQHSHNLVKIELGDLPDEWRFMQTRFGVISPMNAIQRPLVERLIEIIMHTDRQRQLNLLAM, from the coding sequence ATGCATCTCGATTTACGCCAGTTGCGTAATTTTGTTGCGCTGATTGAGCACAGTAGTTTTATACAAGCTGCGGAAGCGGTTTGCTTATCACAATCAGCTTTTAGCCGAAGTATTCAGGCGCTTGAATTGAGTGTCGGGCATCCGCTTGTTGAGCGTAAAGGGAAACAACCAGAACTCACGTTGCATGGACAAAAATTACTGCCCTATGCACGTTACATGCAGGAATTGAGTGTTGAGATTACCACCACACTTCAGGATGTAGATGATACCGAAACAGGGGAAGTCTCCTTCGGTTGTGGACCCGCGCCTTCGGCTTTACTGATCCCTAAAGCCGTCGCCGAATTTCACCGCCAGACACCTCATGCCACCGTTTCATTTCGGGTCGATAACTGGTTTGCATTGCGTAATGCGCTCACGACGAATGAGTTACCCTTTGTCGTGGCCGATACGTGGCATGCAGAAATCGATACCCAGCTCAAAGTCCAGCCACTGAGTCAACAACGTTGCTTTTTTGTTTGCCACCAGCACCACCCATTAGCACGACGGGAGACGGCCACGATACAAGAGCTACTGAGCTACCCGCTGGCGGCTCCTTATTTGCCACCGGGCATTCGCAAAGTGCTGGCAACACTGAGCAAACGCGGAGACTACCAACCCGCGATCCAGTGCGATCATATTTATGCTCTACTCGGTATTTTAAAGAATACCGATGCCATCAGTTTTGCTAGTGAAGATGGATTCCAATTAGCGCAGCACAGCCACAATCTGGTGAAAATTGAGTTAGGTGACTTGCCGGATGAATGGCGGTTTATGCAAACCCGTTTTGGCGTGATTTCCCCGATGAACGCGATCCAGCGCCCTTTGGTGGAGAGGCTGATTGAGATAATTATGCATACTGATCGCCAGCGGCAGTTGAACCTGCTGGCGATGTAA
- a CDS encoding bactofilin family protein yields MNKRYLYFNLGVGFWLLALTACLSYSTVLTLVLACLALGSFTLHCSQLQNLNMFKINKKPSNDLQTKNLSLPALLPSEENGPHTIIAKDNRVEGNLTSSGQIEIFGEVKGDIHVTNGLVRILCSGRVEGNITCDELYIDGSVRGKCTADIINIDEHGNINGVLTYNSLSIQHGAIVIGTLCHVNKLENLVHEAPFEPKEISLQKPHKQKQLKQEVEELYLQK; encoded by the coding sequence ATGAATAAGCGGTATCTTTATTTTAATCTGGGCGTCGGCTTTTGGCTGCTCGCTTTAACCGCCTGTCTCTCTTACTCTACAGTACTGACACTGGTTTTAGCTTGCCTTGCATTAGGCTCATTTACACTCCATTGTTCACAATTGCAGAATCTAAATATGTTTAAAATAAACAAAAAACCAAGTAATGACTTACAAACAAAAAACCTCAGCCTACCTGCATTACTTCCCTCTGAGGAAAACGGCCCCCATACCATTATTGCCAAAGATAATCGCGTCGAAGGTAATCTGACTTCTTCTGGGCAGATTGAAATTTTTGGAGAAGTTAAGGGGGATATCCATGTCACTAATGGGCTGGTACGTATTCTGTGTTCTGGTCGTGTCGAAGGTAATATCACCTGCGATGAATTATATATAGATGGTTCAGTTCGAGGAAAATGTACCGCCGACATCATCAATATTGACGAGCACGGTAACATCAATGGTGTTCTCACCTATAATTCGCTGTCTATCCAACATGGCGCGATTGTCATAGGTACACTCTGCCATGTTAATAAGTTAGAAAATTTAGTTCATGAAGCACCTTTCGAACCAAAAGAAATATCCTTACAAAAACCTCATAAGCAAAAACAATTAAAACAAGAAGTTGAAGAATTATACCTTCAGAAGTAA